Proteins co-encoded in one Echeneis naucrates chromosome 22, fEcheNa1.1, whole genome shotgun sequence genomic window:
- the LOC115035924 gene encoding nuclear factor 7, ovary-like — translation MDSRSEEDLCCRVCQEVFRHPVLLSCSHSFCKDCLKGWWRENTDRLCPVCKRRSSKEAPPVNLALKNLCETFLQRRDQRPSESLCSRHSEKLRLFCLDHQQPVCLICRDSEKHTNHTFRPIDEAAQQHKKNLEESLEPLKEKLRALKQVQVEFGQTAEHIKVQARHTERQIKEQFEKLQQFLKEEEEARMAALREEEEQKSRRMKEKMEALSRQIAALSDTVRATEDELRAEDVSFLLNYKAAVERVQQPPLLDDPHLDPGALIDQAKHLGNLTFNIWNNMKDVVSYSPLLLDPNSAGPKLILSEDLTSLRQGQKLQLPDNPERVSLSCCVLSSEGFNSGRHSWDVQVGDSTDWALGVCSESIQRKGLAFWTESWSLWFFEGEYRVKSPSTPFTVLPKQKKLHRIRVNLDIDGEKLSFSDPDTNTHLHTFTHTFTKKMFPFICNSDDFPVQMSPLKVSVMVEQSS, via the coding sequence ATGGATTCCAGATCAGAGGAGGATCTCTGCTGTCGGGTCTGTCAGGAGGTCTTCAGACATCCTGTTCTTCTGtcctgcagccacagcttcTGTAAAGATTGTCTGAAGGGCTGGTGGAGAGAGAACACAGATCGACTGTGTCCAGTTTGTAAGAGAAGATCTTCAAAGGAAGCTCCACCTGTTAACTTGGCGTTGAAGAACCTGTGTGAGACCTTTTTACAGCGTAGAGACCAGAGACCTTCAGAATCTCTCTGCAGTCGGCACTCTGAGAAACTCAGACTCTTCTGTCTGGACCATCAGCAGCCAGTGTGTCTCATCTGCAGAGATTCAGAGAAACACACCAACCACACATTCAGACCCATCGATGAAGCTGCTCAACAACACAAGAAGAACCTTGAGGAAAGTCTGGAGCCTTTAAAGGAGAAGTTAAGGGCTTTGAAACAAGTTCAAGTGGAGTTtggtcaaacagctgaacacattAAGGTCCAGGCccgacacacagagaggcagattAAGGAGCAGTTTGAGAAGCTTCAGCAGTTTctaaaggaggaagaggaggccaggatGGCTGcactgagggaggaagaggagcagaagagtcggaggatgaaggagaagatggaggctCTGAGCAGACAGATAGCAGCTCTTTCAGACacagtcagagccacagaggacgagctgagagctgaagacGTCTCATTCCTGCTCAACTACAAGGCTGCAGTGGAAAGAGTCCAGCAGCCCCCCCTGCTGGACGATCCTCATCTGGACCCAGGAGCTCTGATAGACCAGGCCAAACATCTGGGCAACCTGACCTTCAACATCTGGAACAACATGAAGGACGTGGTCTCCTACAGTCCTCTGCTTCTGGACCCAAACTCTGCTGGTCCAAAACTCATCCTGTCTGAAGATCTGACCAGTTTGAGACAAGGACAGAAACTGCAGCTTCCTGACAATCCAGAGAGGGTCAGTTTGTCCTGCTGTGTCCTGAGCTCCGAGGGTTTTAACTCAGGACGTCACAGCTGGGATGTCCAGGTTGGAGACAGTACAGACTGGGCACTGGGTGTGTGTTCAGAGTCCATCCAGAGGAAGGGATTGGCCTTCTGGACTGAATCATGGAGCTTATGGTTCTTTGAAGGTGAATACAGAGTGAAGTCACCATCAACTCCATTCACTGTTCTCCCAAAGCAGAAGAAGCTCCACAGGATCAGAGTGAATTTGGACATTGATGGAGAAAAACTGTCGTTCTCTGATCCTGATActaacacacacttacacaccttcacacacactttcacgAAGAAGatgtttccatttatttgtAATTCTGACGACTTTCCAGTACAGATGTCTCCACTGAAGGTCTCTGTGATGGTGGAACAGAGCAGTTAG